In Citrus sinensis cultivar Valencia sweet orange chromosome 2, DVS_A1.0, whole genome shotgun sequence, a single genomic region encodes these proteins:
- the LOC102617534 gene encoding transportin MOS14 isoform X3, translated as MQMDLQIKVAQAVHVLNHDTESCNRVAANQWLVQFQQTDAAWEIATSILTSDRQSFLTDFEVEFFAAQILKRKIQNEGYYLQSAAKDALLNALLVAAKRFSSGPPQLLTQICLALSALILRAVEHGKPIEKLFYSLQNLQSQDNGNMAVLEMLTVLPEEVIDCQASDCNISSAHRSQYGQELLSHTPMVVEFLMQQSDKRFDGGVPVQLHDRNRKILRCLLSWVRAGCFTEISQGSLAAHPLLNFVFNSLQGLPQALLCRVPFLKELLLLPALTDGDEKVIGGLACLMSEIGQAAPSLIVEASPEALALADALLSCVAFPSEDWEIADSTLQFWSTLASYILGLDASIAKNKKHVEDMFFSVFSALLDALLLRAQVDESSFNDDGMVDLPDGLVQYRMNLVELLVDICQLLRSATFIQKCECLVKRHTLLDTRVDIIFKVFFGSWGSANVPIPWKEVETKLFALNVVSEVVLQEGQAFDFSVIMQLVAVLSASRSEELKGFMHIVYRSLADVIGSYSKWISAFQTNARPLLLFLAAGISEAVSSNACASALRKICEDASALIDEPSNLEILMWIGEALEKRHLPLEDEEEVVGAISLILGSVSNKELKNNLLARLLSSSYEAIGKLIDGDNNHSLIHNPATYTQILSSATRGLFRMGTVFSHLPVPLPTNPAGDDPIFALLRVFWPMLEKLFRSEHMENGNLSTAACRALSLAIQSSGQHFVTLLPQVLDCLSTNFVSFQNHECYIRTASVVIEEFGHKDEYGPLFVTTFERFSQATSVRALNSSYICDQEPDLVEAYTNFASTFVRTSRKEVLAASGALLEVSFQKAAICCTAMHRGAALAAMSYLSCFLEECLASLLGYTTSIPEGSFNAMAIQVISHSGEGLVSNVVYALLGVSAMSRVHKCATILQQLAAICSISERTSGKAILSWESLQGWLHSAVQVLPAEYLKQGETETLPPVWLKALAGAASDYLESMSCNGGNSNYGHMQGKGGRVLKRIIREFADSHRNVNLT; from the exons ATGCAGATGGACTTGCAAATCAAGGTGGCGCAAGCTGTTCACGTCTTGAATCACGACACCGAATCATGCAACCGCGTAGCAGCGAATCAGTGGCTCGTTCAGTTTCAGCAAACCGACGCTGCTTGGGAAATCGCCACCTCTATCCTCACCTCCGATCGCCAGTCCTTCCTCACCGATTTCGAAGTCGAGTTCTTCGCAGCTCAGATTCTTAAGCGAAAG ATTCAGAATGAAGGATATTATTTGCAGTCAGCTGCTAAAGATGCTTTGTTAAATGCTCTTCTTGTGGCTGCCAAAAGATTTAGTTCGGGTCCTCCTCAG CTTTTGACTCAAATCTGTCTTGCACTCTCTGCTCTCATCCTTCGTGCTGTTGAGCATGGAAAACCTATTGAGAAGCTCTTTTACAGTCTCCAGAATCTACAGAGCCAGGATAATGGCAATATGGCTGTTCTTGAGATGCTTACTGTTCTTCCAGAAGAAGTTATTGACTGTCAAGCTTCTGATTGTAATATAAGTTCAGCCCACAGAAGCCAGTATGGCCAAGAG CTGCTCTCCCACACACCCATGGTTGTTGAGTTCCTCATGCAGCAATCTGATAAAAGGTTTGATGGTGGTGTTCCAGTTCAGCTACATGATAGGAACAGAAAAATTCTACGCTGCTTACTAAGTTGG GTTCGAGCTGGATGCTTCACAGAGATTTCCCAAGGCTCGTTGGCAGCTCATCCacttcttaattttgttttcaactcTTTGCAG GGGCTACCTCAGGCTTTGTTATGCCGAGTACCTTTTCTTAAAGAACTACTACTTCTACCGGCTCTTACTGATGGAGATGAGAAGGTTATTGGGGGTCTTGCCTGCTTGATGTCCGAGATTGGACAGGCT GCACCATCTCTGATTGTAGAAGCAAGTCCCGAGGCACTTGCACTGGCGGATGCCCTCTTGAG CTGTGTAGCATTTCCAAGTGAAGACTGGGAGATTGCAGACTCAACTTTGCAATTTTG GTCTACTCTTGCGAGCTATATACTTGGACTTGATGCAAGCATTGCAAAAAATAAGAAGCATGTGGAAGACATGTTTTTTTCTGTATTTTCGGCTCTACTTGATGCTCTTTTATTACGTGCTCAG GTGGATGAATCTTCATTTAATGATGATGGTATGGTTGATCTTCCAGATGGTCTTGTCCAATATAGGATGAACCTTGTTGAGCTTTTGGTGGATATTTGTCAGCTATTAAGATCTGCTACATTTATACAAAAG TGTGAGTGTTTGGTCAAACGTCACACACTGCTGGACACCCGTGTGGATATAATATTTAAG GTTTTCTTTGGTAGTTGGGGATCTGCAAATGTACCAATACCTTGGAAGGAGGTGGAAACAAAATTGTTTGCTCTTAATGTG GTTTCCGAAGTAGTTTTACAGGAGGGCCAAGCCTTTGATTTCTCAGTGATTATGCAGTTGGTTGCGGTGTTGTCTGCTAGCCGTTCTGAAGAGCTTAAGGGATTTATGCATATT GTATACAGATCTCTCGCAGATGTAATTGGTTCCTATTCCAAGTGGATATCTGCTTTTCAAACTAATGCAAGACCCTTATT ATTATTTCTTGCTGCAGGGATTTCAGAGGCTGTATCATCAAATGCTTGTGCCTCTGCCTTGCGTAAAATTTGTGAAGATGCTTCTGCTCTAATTGATGAACCTTCgaatttggaaattttaatgTGGATAGGGGAG GCTTTGGAGAAGAGGCATTTACCTTTGGAAGATGAGGAAGAAGTCGTTGGTGCAATCAGTCTGATCCTTGGCTCTGTTTCAAATAAAGagttgaaaaacaatttgttgGCTAGACTGCTTTCATCTAGCTATGAAGCTATTGGAAAACTC ATTGATGGAGATAATAACCATTCTCTCATACATAATCCAGCTACATATACGCAAATTTTGAGTTCTGCAACAAGAGGGCTTTTCAG GATGGGAACTGTATTCAGTCATCTTCCAGTGCCTCTGCCAACCAATCCTGCTGGAGATGACCCTATATTTGCACTGCTAAGAGTCTTTTGGCCCATGTTAGAGAAACTTTTTAGGTCTGAACACATGGAGAATGGGAATTTATCTACAGCAGCTTGCCGGGCTCTTTCATTAGCGATTCAATCATCAG GCCAACACTTTGTAACGCTGCTGCCCCAAGTACTTGATTGCCTATCaacaaattttgtttcattccAGAATCATGAATGCTATATTAGAACAG CTTCTGTGGTCATTGAAGAATTTGGTCACAAGGACGAGTATGGACCTTTGTTTGTCACGACATTTGAAAGGTTTTCCCAAGCAACATCAGTGAGGGCTCTTAATTCATCATATATATGTGACCAAGAACCTGATTTAGTGGAAGCCTACACAAATTTTGCATCCACTTTTGTTCGTACTTCTCGTAAG GAAGTATTGGCTGCCTCTGGTGCTCTTCTTGAAGTTTCCTTCCAAAAGGCAGCTATATGCTGCACGGCTATGCATCGAGGAGCAGCACTAGCAGCAATGTCATATTTATCTT GTTTCTTAGAAGAATGTCTGGCGTCTTTGTTGGGATACACGACTAGTATTCCTGAAGGATCATTTAATGCAATGGCAATTCAGGTTATATCTCATAGTGGTGAGGGACTGGTATCAAATGTAGTGTATGCTTTACTTGGTGTTTCAGCAATGTCACGG GTTCACAAGTGTGCAACAATCCTGCAACAATTGGCTGCAATTTGCAGTATAAGTGAAAGAACGTCTGGGAAGGCTATTCTTTCTTGGGAATCTTTGCAAGGATGGCTACACTCAGCG GTGCAGGTTCTTCCAGCAGAGTATTTAAAGCAGGGAGAAACTGAAACACTGCCACCAGTTTGGTTAAAAGCCCTAGCAGGTGCAGCCTCAGATTATCTGGAGAGCATGAGCTGCAATGGGGGAAACAGCAATTACGGCCATATGCAAGGGAAAGGGGGACGAGTTCTGAAGCGTATAATTCGAGAATTTGCTGATAGTCATCGCAATGTTAACCTGACTTGA
- the LOC102617534 gene encoding transportin MOS14 isoform X4 encodes MQMDLQIKVAQAVHVLNHDTESCNRVAANQWLVQFQQTDAAWEIATSILTSDRQSFLTDFEVEFFAAQILKRKIQNEGYYLQSAAKDALLNALLVAAKRFSSGPPQLLSHTPMVVEFLMQQSDKRFDGGVPVQLHDRNRKILRCLLSWVRAGCFTEISQGSLAAHPLLNFVFNSLQVQSSFDVAIEVLVELVGRHEGLPQALLCRVPFLKELLLLPALTDGDEKVIGGLACLMSEIGQAAPSLIVEASPEALALADALLSCVAFPSEDWEIADSTLQFWSTLASYILGLDASIAKNKKHVEDMFFSVFSALLDALLLRAQVDESSFNDDGMVDLPDGLVQYRMNLVELLVDICQLLRSATFIQKCECLVKRHTLLDTRVDIIFKVFFGSWGSANVPIPWKEVETKLFALNVVSEVVLQEGQAFDFSVIMQLVAVLSASRSEELKGFMHIVYRSLADVIGSYSKWISAFQTNARPLLLFLAAGISEAVSSNACASALRKICEDASALIDEPSNLEILMWIGEALEKRHLPLEDEEEVVGAISLILGSVSNKELKNNLLARLLSSSYEAIGKLIDGDNNHSLIHNPATYTQILSSATRGLFRMGTVFSHLPVPLPTNPAGDDPIFALLRVFWPMLEKLFRSEHMENGNLSTAACRALSLAIQSSGQHFVTLLPQVLDCLSTNFVSFQNHECYIRTASVVIEEFGHKDEYGPLFVTTFERFSQATSVRALNSSYICDQEPDLVEAYTNFASTFVRTSRKEVLAASGALLEVSFQKAAICCTAMHRGAALAAMSYLSCFLEECLASLLGYTTSIPEGSFNAMAIQVISHSGEGLVSNVVYALLGVSAMSRVHKCATILQQLAAICSISERTSGKAILSWESLQGWLHSAVQVLPAEYLKQGETETLPPVWLKALAGAASDYLESMSCNGGNSNYGHMQGKGGRVLKRIIREFADSHRNVNLT; translated from the exons ATGCAGATGGACTTGCAAATCAAGGTGGCGCAAGCTGTTCACGTCTTGAATCACGACACCGAATCATGCAACCGCGTAGCAGCGAATCAGTGGCTCGTTCAGTTTCAGCAAACCGACGCTGCTTGGGAAATCGCCACCTCTATCCTCACCTCCGATCGCCAGTCCTTCCTCACCGATTTCGAAGTCGAGTTCTTCGCAGCTCAGATTCTTAAGCGAAAG ATTCAGAATGAAGGATATTATTTGCAGTCAGCTGCTAAAGATGCTTTGTTAAATGCTCTTCTTGTGGCTGCCAAAAGATTTAGTTCGGGTCCTCCTCAG CTGCTCTCCCACACACCCATGGTTGTTGAGTTCCTCATGCAGCAATCTGATAAAAGGTTTGATGGTGGTGTTCCAGTTCAGCTACATGATAGGAACAGAAAAATTCTACGCTGCTTACTAAGTTGG GTTCGAGCTGGATGCTTCACAGAGATTTCCCAAGGCTCGTTGGCAGCTCATCCacttcttaattttgttttcaactcTTTGCAG GTTCAATCTTCATTTGATGTGGCCATTGAAGTTCTTGTTGAACTCGTGGGTCGGCATGAG GGGCTACCTCAGGCTTTGTTATGCCGAGTACCTTTTCTTAAAGAACTACTACTTCTACCGGCTCTTACTGATGGAGATGAGAAGGTTATTGGGGGTCTTGCCTGCTTGATGTCCGAGATTGGACAGGCT GCACCATCTCTGATTGTAGAAGCAAGTCCCGAGGCACTTGCACTGGCGGATGCCCTCTTGAG CTGTGTAGCATTTCCAAGTGAAGACTGGGAGATTGCAGACTCAACTTTGCAATTTTG GTCTACTCTTGCGAGCTATATACTTGGACTTGATGCAAGCATTGCAAAAAATAAGAAGCATGTGGAAGACATGTTTTTTTCTGTATTTTCGGCTCTACTTGATGCTCTTTTATTACGTGCTCAG GTGGATGAATCTTCATTTAATGATGATGGTATGGTTGATCTTCCAGATGGTCTTGTCCAATATAGGATGAACCTTGTTGAGCTTTTGGTGGATATTTGTCAGCTATTAAGATCTGCTACATTTATACAAAAG TGTGAGTGTTTGGTCAAACGTCACACACTGCTGGACACCCGTGTGGATATAATATTTAAG GTTTTCTTTGGTAGTTGGGGATCTGCAAATGTACCAATACCTTGGAAGGAGGTGGAAACAAAATTGTTTGCTCTTAATGTG GTTTCCGAAGTAGTTTTACAGGAGGGCCAAGCCTTTGATTTCTCAGTGATTATGCAGTTGGTTGCGGTGTTGTCTGCTAGCCGTTCTGAAGAGCTTAAGGGATTTATGCATATT GTATACAGATCTCTCGCAGATGTAATTGGTTCCTATTCCAAGTGGATATCTGCTTTTCAAACTAATGCAAGACCCTTATT ATTATTTCTTGCTGCAGGGATTTCAGAGGCTGTATCATCAAATGCTTGTGCCTCTGCCTTGCGTAAAATTTGTGAAGATGCTTCTGCTCTAATTGATGAACCTTCgaatttggaaattttaatgTGGATAGGGGAG GCTTTGGAGAAGAGGCATTTACCTTTGGAAGATGAGGAAGAAGTCGTTGGTGCAATCAGTCTGATCCTTGGCTCTGTTTCAAATAAAGagttgaaaaacaatttgttgGCTAGACTGCTTTCATCTAGCTATGAAGCTATTGGAAAACTC ATTGATGGAGATAATAACCATTCTCTCATACATAATCCAGCTACATATACGCAAATTTTGAGTTCTGCAACAAGAGGGCTTTTCAG GATGGGAACTGTATTCAGTCATCTTCCAGTGCCTCTGCCAACCAATCCTGCTGGAGATGACCCTATATTTGCACTGCTAAGAGTCTTTTGGCCCATGTTAGAGAAACTTTTTAGGTCTGAACACATGGAGAATGGGAATTTATCTACAGCAGCTTGCCGGGCTCTTTCATTAGCGATTCAATCATCAG GCCAACACTTTGTAACGCTGCTGCCCCAAGTACTTGATTGCCTATCaacaaattttgtttcattccAGAATCATGAATGCTATATTAGAACAG CTTCTGTGGTCATTGAAGAATTTGGTCACAAGGACGAGTATGGACCTTTGTTTGTCACGACATTTGAAAGGTTTTCCCAAGCAACATCAGTGAGGGCTCTTAATTCATCATATATATGTGACCAAGAACCTGATTTAGTGGAAGCCTACACAAATTTTGCATCCACTTTTGTTCGTACTTCTCGTAAG GAAGTATTGGCTGCCTCTGGTGCTCTTCTTGAAGTTTCCTTCCAAAAGGCAGCTATATGCTGCACGGCTATGCATCGAGGAGCAGCACTAGCAGCAATGTCATATTTATCTT GTTTCTTAGAAGAATGTCTGGCGTCTTTGTTGGGATACACGACTAGTATTCCTGAAGGATCATTTAATGCAATGGCAATTCAGGTTATATCTCATAGTGGTGAGGGACTGGTATCAAATGTAGTGTATGCTTTACTTGGTGTTTCAGCAATGTCACGG GTTCACAAGTGTGCAACAATCCTGCAACAATTGGCTGCAATTTGCAGTATAAGTGAAAGAACGTCTGGGAAGGCTATTCTTTCTTGGGAATCTTTGCAAGGATGGCTACACTCAGCG GTGCAGGTTCTTCCAGCAGAGTATTTAAAGCAGGGAGAAACTGAAACACTGCCACCAGTTTGGTTAAAAGCCCTAGCAGGTGCAGCCTCAGATTATCTGGAGAGCATGAGCTGCAATGGGGGAAACAGCAATTACGGCCATATGCAAGGGAAAGGGGGACGAGTTCTGAAGCGTATAATTCGAGAATTTGCTGATAGTCATCGCAATGTTAACCTGACTTGA
- the LOC102617534 gene encoding transportin MOS14 isoform X1: MQMDLQIKVAQAVHVLNHDTESCNRVAANQWLVQFQQTDAAWEIATSILTSDRQSFLTDFEVEFFAAQILKRKIQNEGYYLQSAAKDALLNALLVAAKRFSSGPPQLLTQICLALSALILRAVEHGKPIEKLFYSLQNLQSQDNGNMAVLEMLTVLPEEVIDCQASDCNISSAHRSQYGQELLSHTPMVVEFLMQQSDKRFDGGVPVQLHDRNRKILRCLLSWVRAGCFTEISQGSLAAHPLLNFVFNSLQVQSSFDVAIEVLVELVGRHEGLPQALLCRVPFLKELLLLPALTDGDEKVIGGLACLMSEIGQAAPSLIVEASPEALALADALLSCVAFPSEDWEIADSTLQFWSTLASYILGLDASIAKNKKHVEDMFFSVFSALLDALLLRAQVDESSFNDDGMVDLPDGLVQYRMNLVELLVDICQLLRSATFIQKCECLVKRHTLLDTRVDIIFKVFFGSWGSANVPIPWKEVETKLFALNVVSEVVLQEGQAFDFSVIMQLVAVLSASRSEELKGFMHIVYRSLADVIGSYSKWISAFQTNARPLLLFLAAGISEAVSSNACASALRKICEDASALIDEPSNLEILMWIGEALEKRHLPLEDEEEVVGAISLILGSVSNKELKNNLLARLLSSSYEAIGKLIDGDNNHSLIHNPATYTQILSSATRGLFRMGTVFSHLPVPLPTNPAGDDPIFALLRVFWPMLEKLFRSEHMENGNLSTAACRALSLAIQSSGQHFVTLLPQVLDCLSTNFVSFQNHECYIRTASVVIEEFGHKDEYGPLFVTTFERFSQATSVRALNSSYICDQEPDLVEAYTNFASTFVRTSRKEVLAASGALLEVSFQKAAICCTAMHRGAALAAMSYLSCFLEECLASLLGYTTSIPEGSFNAMAIQVISHSGEGLVSNVVYALLGVSAMSRVHKCATILQQLAAICSISERTSGKAILSWESLQGWLHSAVQVLPAEYLKQGETETLPPVWLKALAGAASDYLESMSCNGGNSNYGHMQGKGGRVLKRIIREFADSHRNVNLT, translated from the exons ATGCAGATGGACTTGCAAATCAAGGTGGCGCAAGCTGTTCACGTCTTGAATCACGACACCGAATCATGCAACCGCGTAGCAGCGAATCAGTGGCTCGTTCAGTTTCAGCAAACCGACGCTGCTTGGGAAATCGCCACCTCTATCCTCACCTCCGATCGCCAGTCCTTCCTCACCGATTTCGAAGTCGAGTTCTTCGCAGCTCAGATTCTTAAGCGAAAG ATTCAGAATGAAGGATATTATTTGCAGTCAGCTGCTAAAGATGCTTTGTTAAATGCTCTTCTTGTGGCTGCCAAAAGATTTAGTTCGGGTCCTCCTCAG CTTTTGACTCAAATCTGTCTTGCACTCTCTGCTCTCATCCTTCGTGCTGTTGAGCATGGAAAACCTATTGAGAAGCTCTTTTACAGTCTCCAGAATCTACAGAGCCAGGATAATGGCAATATGGCTGTTCTTGAGATGCTTACTGTTCTTCCAGAAGAAGTTATTGACTGTCAAGCTTCTGATTGTAATATAAGTTCAGCCCACAGAAGCCAGTATGGCCAAGAG CTGCTCTCCCACACACCCATGGTTGTTGAGTTCCTCATGCAGCAATCTGATAAAAGGTTTGATGGTGGTGTTCCAGTTCAGCTACATGATAGGAACAGAAAAATTCTACGCTGCTTACTAAGTTGG GTTCGAGCTGGATGCTTCACAGAGATTTCCCAAGGCTCGTTGGCAGCTCATCCacttcttaattttgttttcaactcTTTGCAG GTTCAATCTTCATTTGATGTGGCCATTGAAGTTCTTGTTGAACTCGTGGGTCGGCATGAG GGGCTACCTCAGGCTTTGTTATGCCGAGTACCTTTTCTTAAAGAACTACTACTTCTACCGGCTCTTACTGATGGAGATGAGAAGGTTATTGGGGGTCTTGCCTGCTTGATGTCCGAGATTGGACAGGCT GCACCATCTCTGATTGTAGAAGCAAGTCCCGAGGCACTTGCACTGGCGGATGCCCTCTTGAG CTGTGTAGCATTTCCAAGTGAAGACTGGGAGATTGCAGACTCAACTTTGCAATTTTG GTCTACTCTTGCGAGCTATATACTTGGACTTGATGCAAGCATTGCAAAAAATAAGAAGCATGTGGAAGACATGTTTTTTTCTGTATTTTCGGCTCTACTTGATGCTCTTTTATTACGTGCTCAG GTGGATGAATCTTCATTTAATGATGATGGTATGGTTGATCTTCCAGATGGTCTTGTCCAATATAGGATGAACCTTGTTGAGCTTTTGGTGGATATTTGTCAGCTATTAAGATCTGCTACATTTATACAAAAG TGTGAGTGTTTGGTCAAACGTCACACACTGCTGGACACCCGTGTGGATATAATATTTAAG GTTTTCTTTGGTAGTTGGGGATCTGCAAATGTACCAATACCTTGGAAGGAGGTGGAAACAAAATTGTTTGCTCTTAATGTG GTTTCCGAAGTAGTTTTACAGGAGGGCCAAGCCTTTGATTTCTCAGTGATTATGCAGTTGGTTGCGGTGTTGTCTGCTAGCCGTTCTGAAGAGCTTAAGGGATTTATGCATATT GTATACAGATCTCTCGCAGATGTAATTGGTTCCTATTCCAAGTGGATATCTGCTTTTCAAACTAATGCAAGACCCTTATT ATTATTTCTTGCTGCAGGGATTTCAGAGGCTGTATCATCAAATGCTTGTGCCTCTGCCTTGCGTAAAATTTGTGAAGATGCTTCTGCTCTAATTGATGAACCTTCgaatttggaaattttaatgTGGATAGGGGAG GCTTTGGAGAAGAGGCATTTACCTTTGGAAGATGAGGAAGAAGTCGTTGGTGCAATCAGTCTGATCCTTGGCTCTGTTTCAAATAAAGagttgaaaaacaatttgttgGCTAGACTGCTTTCATCTAGCTATGAAGCTATTGGAAAACTC ATTGATGGAGATAATAACCATTCTCTCATACATAATCCAGCTACATATACGCAAATTTTGAGTTCTGCAACAAGAGGGCTTTTCAG GATGGGAACTGTATTCAGTCATCTTCCAGTGCCTCTGCCAACCAATCCTGCTGGAGATGACCCTATATTTGCACTGCTAAGAGTCTTTTGGCCCATGTTAGAGAAACTTTTTAGGTCTGAACACATGGAGAATGGGAATTTATCTACAGCAGCTTGCCGGGCTCTTTCATTAGCGATTCAATCATCAG GCCAACACTTTGTAACGCTGCTGCCCCAAGTACTTGATTGCCTATCaacaaattttgtttcattccAGAATCATGAATGCTATATTAGAACAG CTTCTGTGGTCATTGAAGAATTTGGTCACAAGGACGAGTATGGACCTTTGTTTGTCACGACATTTGAAAGGTTTTCCCAAGCAACATCAGTGAGGGCTCTTAATTCATCATATATATGTGACCAAGAACCTGATTTAGTGGAAGCCTACACAAATTTTGCATCCACTTTTGTTCGTACTTCTCGTAAG GAAGTATTGGCTGCCTCTGGTGCTCTTCTTGAAGTTTCCTTCCAAAAGGCAGCTATATGCTGCACGGCTATGCATCGAGGAGCAGCACTAGCAGCAATGTCATATTTATCTT GTTTCTTAGAAGAATGTCTGGCGTCTTTGTTGGGATACACGACTAGTATTCCTGAAGGATCATTTAATGCAATGGCAATTCAGGTTATATCTCATAGTGGTGAGGGACTGGTATCAAATGTAGTGTATGCTTTACTTGGTGTTTCAGCAATGTCACGG GTTCACAAGTGTGCAACAATCCTGCAACAATTGGCTGCAATTTGCAGTATAAGTGAAAGAACGTCTGGGAAGGCTATTCTTTCTTGGGAATCTTTGCAAGGATGGCTACACTCAGCG GTGCAGGTTCTTCCAGCAGAGTATTTAAAGCAGGGAGAAACTGAAACACTGCCACCAGTTTGGTTAAAAGCCCTAGCAGGTGCAGCCTCAGATTATCTGGAGAGCATGAGCTGCAATGGGGGAAACAGCAATTACGGCCATATGCAAGGGAAAGGGGGACGAGTTCTGAAGCGTATAATTCGAGAATTTGCTGATAGTCATCGCAATGTTAACCTGACTTGA